A genomic region of Serinus canaria isolate serCan28SL12 chromosome 1A, serCan2020, whole genome shotgun sequence contains the following coding sequences:
- the CHPT1 gene encoding cholinephosphotransferase 1 has protein sequence MRPGRVGMVVSWALPAPLSPAQLKRLEQHRYSAAGRSLLEPWLQPYWGWLVEQVPRGLAPNAITMGGLLLNCLTALPLIVSCPSVTEQAPFWAYILGALGLFIYQSLDAIDGKQARRTNSSSPLGELFDHGCDSISTVFVVLGSCIAIRLGTNPDWLFFCCFVGLFMFYSAHWQTYVSGILRFGKIDVTEVQITITMLLLITAYGGAGMWDYKVPLLGLELKFFAVIGILCGTAISFFNYFRVIFGGGVGKNGSTIAGTSVLSPALHIGLLITLAITIYKKSTTQLFEKHSCLYVLTFGFVNAKISQKLVVAHMTKSEICLQDSAFIGPGLLFLDQYFNSFIDEYIVLWIALFISLFDMLRYATGVCLQIAAHLHIHVFRISSHQAPEQVQVAPPLSHQNNMD, from the exons ATGCGTCCCGGTCGTGTGGGCATGGTCGTGTCCTGGGCGCTGCCTGCGCCCCTCAGCCCGGCGCAGCTGAAGCGCCTGGAGCAGCACCGCTACAGCGCGGCCGGGCGCTCGCTGCTGGAGCCGTGGCTGCAGCCCTACTGGGGCTGGCTGGTGGAGCAGGTCCCGCGGGGGCTGGCGCCCAACGCCATCACTATGGGCGGCCTCCTGCTGAACTGCCTGACGGCGCTGCCGCTCATCGTCTCCTGCCCCAGCGTCACCGAGCAG GCACCTTTTTGGGCATACATCCTGGGTGCACTAGGACTTTTTATCTACCAGTCTCTGGATGCCATTGATGGGAAGCAAGCCAGAAGAACAAACAGTAGTTCTCCCCTTGGAGAGCTCTTTGATCATGGTTGCGACTCTATTTCCACAG tatTTGTTGTCCTTGGATCCTGCATAGCAATCCGACTAGGAACAAATCCTGACtggttgtttttctgttgttttgtggGACTGTTCATGTTCTATTCTGCTCACTGGCAGACATACGTATCAGGCATACTAAGGTTTGGAAA AATTGATGTAACTGAAGTTCAGATCACCATAACAATGCTGCTCTTGATAACTGCCTatggaggagcaggaatgtgggaCTATAAG GTCCCTTTGCTGGGCTTAGAACTGAAGTTCTTTGCAGTTATTGGCATCCTGTGTGgaacagcaatttcttttttcaattacTTCCGTGTCATCTTTGGTGGAGGGGTTGGAAAGAATGGATCTACAATAGCA GGAACAAGTGTTCTTTCACCAGCCCTGCACATTGGTCTGCTTATCACATTGGCCATTACAATTTATAAAAAGTCTACAACTCAGCTCTTTGAGAAACATTCTTGCCTGTATGTCTTGACGTTTGGGTTTGTGAATGCCAAAATCTCACAGAAGTTGGTG GTGGCTCACATGACAAAAAGTGAAATTTGTCTTCAGGACTCTGCATTTATCGGGCCAGGACTTTTGTTTTTGGACCAGTACTTCAACAGTTTCATTGATGAATATATTGTTCTGTGGATAGCATTG TTCATATCCTTGTTTGATATGCTGAGATATGCCACTGGTGTGTGCCTACAGATTGCCGCTCATCTTCATATACATGTCTTCAGAATTTCATCTCATCAAGCTCCTGAGCAG GTACAAGTTGCTCCTCCACTGAGCCATCAGAATAACATGGACTGA